A single Camelus ferus isolate YT-003-E chromosome 3, BCGSAC_Cfer_1.0, whole genome shotgun sequence DNA region contains:
- the OTULIN gene encoding ubiquitin thioesterase otulin, with translation MNRGTMPQPGACPGASCAEKPVREAGAAAPEGRKAAAGGLPRTKLRCPAEHEEDMYRDADEIEKEKELLIHERGSSEPRLSVAPEMDIMDYCKKEWRGNTQKATCMKKGYEEVSQKFTSIRRVRGDNYCALRATLFQAMSQPAELPSWLQDPELTLLPEKLISKYSWIKQWKLGLKLEGKSENLVDKIKESLTLLRKKWAGLAELRTAEARQIACDELFTNEDDEYCLYEAVKFLMLNRAIELYDDKEKGKEVPFFSVLLFARDTSSDPGQLLRNHLNQVGHTGGLEQVEMFLLAYAVCHTIQVYRLSKYGTEEFLTIYPTDPPRDWPVVTLIAEDDRHYNIPVRVCEETSL, from the exons atGAATCGCGGGACCATGCCTCAGCCCGGAGCGTGTCCGGGCGCGAGCTGCGCCGAGAAGCCGGTGCGGGAGGCGGGGGCCGCGGCTCCGGAGGGCAGGAAGGCGGCGGCCGGTGGGCTGCCGCGGACCAAGCTGCGGTGCCCAGCTGAGCA CGAAGAGGACATGTATCGTGACGCGGAtgaaatagaaaaggagaaagaattacTTATACATGAAAGAGGGTCATCAG AACCCAGATTAAGTGTCGCTCCTGAAATGGACATCATGGACTACTGCAAAAAAGAGTGGAGGGGAAATACGCAAAAAGCAACATGTATGAAAAAG GGCTACGAGGAGGTGTCTCAGAAATTCACCTCCATAAGGCGAGTCCGTGGAGATAATTACTGTGCGCTGAGGGCCACGCTGTTCCAGGCCATGAGCCAGCCGGCGGAGCTGCCCTCCTGGCTGCAGGACCCGGAGCTCACGCTG TTACCAGAAAAACTCATAAGCAAATACAGCTGGATCAAGCAGTGGAAACTTGGACTGAAACTTGAGGGGAAGAGCGAGAACCTGGTTGATAAAATTAAGGAGTCCCTCACATTACTAAGGAAGAAG TGGGCAGGCTTGGCTGAGCTGAGAACTGCTGAAGCAAGACAGATAGCTTGCGATGAACTGTTCACGAATGAAGACGACGAGTATTGCCTCTATGAAGCTGTCAAATTTCTAATGCTAAACAGAGCCATTGAACTGTACGATgacaaagagaagggaaaggaagttcCATTTTTCTCGGTGCTTCTCTTTGCTCGGGATACATCCAGTGACCCTGGACAGCTGCTGAGGAACCATCTAAACCAGGTGGGACACACTGGTGGCCTTGAACAG GTTGAAATGTTCCTTCTTGCCTACGCGGTGTGCCACACCATCCAGGTGTACCGGCTCTCCAAGTACGGCACTGAGGAGTTCCTCACCATCTACCCCACCGACCCACCCAGGGACTGGCCAGTGGTGACCCTGATCGCCGAGGATGATCGGCACTACAACATCCCTGTCCGAGTGTGTGAGGAGACGAGTCTGTGA